The following coding sequences are from one Rhizobiaceae bacterium window:
- the scpA gene encoding methylmalonyl-CoA mutase: MGAQSLRREEPAETADLANWRAAAEKEIKRDPDTLVWQTPEGIAVKPLYTAADMEGNAYLDSLPGQKPFLRGPRATMYAGRPWTIRQYAGFSTAEASNAFYRKALAAGQQGVSVAFDLATHRGYDSDHPRVEGDVGKAGVAIDSVEDMKILFDGIPLEKVSVSMTMNGAVIPILASFIVAGEEQGVAREKLSGTIQNDILKEFMVRNTYIYPPEPSMRIIADIIEYTAKEMPKFNSISISGYHMQEAGATLVQELAFTLADGREYVRAALRKGLNVDDFAGRLSFFFAIGMNFFMEAAKLRAARLLWSRIMEEFQPKKAESFMLRTHCQTSGVSLQEQDPYNNIVRTAFEAMSAVLGGTQSLHTNSFDEAIALPTEFSARIARNTQLILQHETGVTKVVDPLAGSYFVESLTKELADAAWKLIEEIEAMGGMTKAVVEGLPKRLIEEAATRRQAAVDRGDEVIVGVNKYRLEEEDQIDILDIDNKAVRESQVRRLEQIRRQRDPGRVEQTLAALTDVARGGKGNILEAAVEAARARASVGEISDALRKAFGDHAAVPKVVRHVYGPAYKDEPEYATLVERLEACAERLGSKPRVLVAKLGQDGHDRGAKVIASAFGDIGFDVVAGPLFQTPEEAAETAVAAKVHVVGMSSLAAGHKTLAPQLVEALKAGGAENIIVVVGGVVPRQDYQFLFDHGVAAVFGPGTNVLDSARAVLDLIEGKRRNA, encoded by the coding sequence ATGGGTGCTCAATCGCTGAGAAGAGAAGAGCCGGCAGAAACCGCCGATCTCGCCAACTGGCGTGCTGCTGCTGAGAAGGAGATCAAGCGCGACCCGGACACGCTGGTCTGGCAGACGCCGGAAGGCATTGCAGTCAAGCCGCTCTATACGGCCGCGGATATGGAGGGTAACGCCTATCTCGACAGCCTGCCGGGCCAAAAGCCGTTCCTGCGCGGGCCGCGCGCGACGATGTATGCCGGGCGGCCCTGGACGATCCGGCAATATGCCGGCTTCTCGACCGCCGAGGCGTCCAACGCCTTCTACCGCAAGGCGCTCGCAGCGGGGCAGCAGGGCGTGTCGGTGGCTTTCGATCTCGCGACCCATCGCGGCTACGACAGCGATCACCCGCGCGTGGAAGGCGACGTCGGCAAGGCGGGCGTTGCCATCGATTCCGTCGAGGACATGAAGATCCTGTTCGACGGCATCCCTTTGGAGAAGGTTTCCGTGTCGATGACCATGAACGGCGCGGTGATCCCGATCCTCGCCAGTTTCATCGTCGCGGGTGAGGAGCAAGGGGTCGCGCGCGAAAAACTTTCGGGGACCATCCAGAACGACATCCTGAAGGAGTTCATGGTCCGCAACACCTACATCTACCCGCCCGAGCCCTCGATGCGGATCATCGCCGACATCATCGAGTACACAGCGAAGGAGATGCCGAAGTTCAACTCGATCTCCATCTCCGGCTACCACATGCAGGAGGCGGGCGCGACGCTGGTGCAGGAACTCGCCTTTACGCTGGCGGACGGGCGGGAATATGTGCGGGCCGCGCTCAGGAAAGGGCTCAACGTCGACGATTTCGCCGGGCGGCTCTCCTTCTTCTTCGCAATTGGCATGAACTTCTTCATGGAGGCGGCAAAACTCAGGGCCGCAAGGCTGCTCTGGTCGCGCATCATGGAGGAATTCCAGCCGAAGAAGGCCGAATCCTTCATGCTGCGGACCCATTGCCAGACGTCGGGCGTATCGTTGCAGGAGCAGGACCCGTACAACAACATCGTGCGCACCGCCTTTGAGGCGATGAGCGCGGTGCTTGGCGGCACGCAGTCCTTGCATACCAATTCGTTCGATGAGGCGATCGCGCTGCCGACGGAATTTTCCGCCCGCATCGCGCGCAACACGCAGCTTATCCTGCAGCACGAGACCGGCGTCACGAAGGTCGTCGATCCGCTCGCCGGCTCCTATTTCGTCGAGAGCCTGACAAAGGAGCTGGCAGACGCCGCGTGGAAGCTCATCGAGGAAATCGAGGCGATGGGCGGCATGACGAAAGCCGTGGTCGAGGGCCTGCCGAAGCGGCTCATCGAGGAAGCCGCGACGCGACGGCAGGCGGCGGTCGACCGGGGCGACGAGGTCATCGTCGGCGTCAACAAGTATCGTCTGGAAGAAGAAGACCAGATCGACATTCTGGACATCGATAACAAGGCCGTGCGCGAGTCGCAGGTCAGGCGGCTGGAGCAGATCCGCCGGCAGCGCGACCCGGGGCGCGTCGAGCAGACGCTGGCGGCGCTGACGGACGTCGCGCGCGGCGGCAAGGGGAACATTCTGGAGGCTGCGGTGGAAGCGGCCCGCGCACGGGCAAGCGTAGGCGAAATCTCCGATGCATTGCGCAAGGCTTTCGGCGATCACGCCGCCGTGCCGAAGGTGGTGCGACACGTCTACGGCCCCGCATACAAGGACGAGCCGGAATACGCCACGCTGGTCGAGCGGCTGGAGGCGTGCGCGGAGCGGCTGGGGAGCAAGCCGCGCGTGCTGGTCGCCAAGCTCGGGCAGGACGGCCACGACCGGGGCGCCAAGGTCATCGCGTCCGCCTTCGGCGACATCGGTTTCGACGTCGTCGCCGGCCCGCTGTTCCAGACTCCGGAGGAAGCGGCCGAGACCGCGGTCGCCGCGAAGGTGCACGTCGTCGGCATGTCCTCGCTGGCTGCGGGCCACAAGACGCTGGCGCCGCAACTGGTCGAGGCGCTCAAGGCCGGAGGCGCGGAGAACATCATTGTCGTGGTCGGCGGCGTGGTGCCGCGGCAGGACTATCAGTTTCTCTTCGACCACGGCGTCGCGGCCGTTTTCGGTCCGGGCACCAACGTGCTCGATTCGGCGCGTGCCGTTCTCGATCTCATCGAAGGCAAGAGGCGCAACGCCTGA
- a CDS encoding acetyl/propionyl/methylcrotonyl-CoA carboxylase subunit alpha: protein MFKKILIANRGEIACRVIKTAKKLGIATVAVYSDADRDALHVKMADEAVHIGPPPSSQSYIVISKIVDAIRAAGADAVHPGYGFLSENANFAEALKAEGVAFIGPPPVAIEAMGDKITSKKIAASAGVSTVPGHMGLIEDAEEAAKIASEIGYPVMIKASAGGGGKGMRIAWNDAEAREGFQLSRNEAKSSFGDDRIFIEKFVTQPRHIEIQVLGDQHGNTVYLGERECSIQRRNQKVIEEAPSPFLDAATRKAMGEQAVALAKAVGYYSAGTVEFIVDGDRNFYFLEMNTRLQVEHPVTELITGLDLVEEMIRVAAGETLRFRQEDVKLDGWAIESRLYAEDPYRNFLPSIGRLTRYRPPVEGQREDGTVVRNDTGVFEGGEISMHYDPMIAKLCTYAPGEGAAARLAAIEAMGRALDDFEVEGIGHNLPFLSAVMQQERFRDGRLTTAYIAEEFPEGFAGVAPGGREASALAAVAAFVHLRSERRNVAISGALDNHRRVVGQDWVVTLADREFAARIESGDGRANVAFDGGETACVESDWRPGMSHAHFSVDGQSLGVKVSQSGSGWRLRWRGMDVVARVRSPRAAALARLMPKKLPPDTSKLLLCPMPGVLTAIAVSEGQTVEAGQTLATVEAMKMENVLRAERQGVVKKIGAKVGASLAVDELIMEFD, encoded by the coding sequence ATGTTCAAGAAAATCCTGATAGCCAATCGCGGCGAGATCGCCTGCCGGGTCATCAAGACGGCGAAGAAGCTCGGCATCGCCACGGTCGCCGTCTATTCCGACGCCGACCGCGACGCGCTGCACGTCAAGATGGCGGATGAGGCGGTTCATATCGGCCCGCCGCCTTCGAGCCAGTCCTATATCGTCATAAGCAAGATCGTCGACGCCATCCGGGCGGCCGGCGCGGATGCGGTTCATCCGGGCTACGGCTTCCTCTCGGAGAACGCCAACTTCGCCGAGGCGCTGAAGGCCGAGGGCGTCGCCTTCATCGGTCCGCCGCCGGTCGCCATCGAGGCCATGGGCGACAAGATCACCTCGAAGAAGATAGCGGCCTCCGCCGGCGTCAGCACGGTGCCCGGCCATATGGGGCTGATCGAGGACGCCGAGGAAGCGGCGAAGATCGCCAGCGAGATCGGCTATCCGGTGATGATCAAGGCGTCCGCCGGCGGCGGCGGCAAGGGCATGCGCATCGCCTGGAACGACGCCGAGGCGCGCGAGGGCTTTCAGCTTTCCCGAAACGAGGCCAAATCCTCTTTCGGCGACGACCGCATCTTCATCGAGAAATTCGTCACCCAGCCGCGACATATCGAGATACAGGTTCTGGGCGACCAGCACGGCAACACCGTCTATCTCGGCGAACGCGAATGCTCGATCCAGCGCCGCAACCAGAAGGTGATCGAGGAGGCGCCGTCGCCGTTCCTCGACGCCGCGACGCGCAAGGCGATGGGCGAGCAGGCCGTCGCTCTGGCCAAGGCTGTCGGCTATTATTCCGCCGGCACGGTCGAGTTCATCGTGGACGGCGACCGCAATTTCTATTTCCTCGAAATGAACACGCGGCTTCAGGTCGAGCATCCTGTGACGGAGCTGATCACCGGGCTCGATCTGGTCGAGGAGATGATCCGCGTGGCGGCGGGCGAGACGCTGCGGTTCCGCCAGGAGGATGTGAAGCTGGACGGCTGGGCGATCGAAAGCCGCCTCTATGCCGAAGACCCTTATCGCAACTTCCTGCCCTCCATCGGCCGCCTGACGCGCTACCGGCCTCCCGTCGAGGGGCAGCGCGAAGACGGCACCGTCGTGCGCAACGACACCGGCGTCTTCGAGGGCGGCGAGATCTCGATGCATTACGATCCGATGATCGCCAAGCTCTGCACTTATGCTCCGGGAGAGGGGGCGGCGGCCCGCCTCGCCGCCATCGAGGCCATGGGCCGGGCGCTCGACGACTTCGAGGTGGAGGGCATCGGCCACAACCTGCCGTTCCTTTCGGCGGTCATGCAGCAGGAGCGTTTTCGCGACGGCCGGCTGACCACCGCCTACATTGCGGAGGAATTTCCCGAAGGTTTTGCGGGCGTCGCGCCGGGCGGGAGGGAGGCGAGCGCGCTCGCCGCCGTCGCCGCGTTCGTGCACCTGCGCAGCGAGCGCCGCAATGTCGCCATATCGGGGGCGCTCGACAATCACCGCCGGGTGGTCGGGCAGGACTGGGTGGTAACGCTGGCCGACCGCGAATTCGCGGCACGTATCGAATCCGGCGACGGGCGTGCGAACGTGGCATTCGACGGCGGGGAGACGGCGTGCGTCGAGAGCGACTGGCGGCCCGGCATGAGCCACGCGCACTTCTCGGTCGACGGCCAAAGCCTTGGCGTGAAGGTCTCGCAGTCAGGCAGCGGCTGGCGGCTCAGATGGCGCGGCATGGACGTGGTCGCGCGCGTGCGCAGCCCGCGTGCGGCGGCGCTGGCGCGCCTGATGCCGAAGAAGCTGCCCCCGGACACGTCGAAGCTTCTTTTGTGCCCGATGCCGGGCGTGCTGACCGCCATTGCCGTCAGCGAGGGGCAGACTGTCGAGGCCGGCCAGACGCTCGCCACGGTCGAGGCCATGAAGATGGAGAACGTGCTCAGGGCCGAGCGGCAGGGCGTGGTCAAGAAGATCGGAGCCAAGGTTGGCGCCAGCCTGGCGGTCGACGAGCTGATCATGGAGTTCGACTAG